The DNA segment TTTCCGCAAGTACGACGTTATCCATTACTGCGTACCCAATATTACCTCGCGGGTATCGCGCACAGCAAGTTATGCGCTTAGCAACATCCTTACCCCTATTTTGTTGGGTATTAGCGAATCGCACGGGCTGAAAAACTACCTGCAATGGGAAAACCAAGCCATGCGACAAGGCTTGTATATTTACAAAGGTGTGTTGGTAAAGGCCAGTCTTGGCGAGCGTTTTAAACTCCCCAGCAAGGATATTGATTTGCTGCTGGGCGCTAATTTTTAACTCCCTACCCTTTTAACGAAAAGTACTCTTTAATGGCACGAAGAAGTAAAGACGACGACCCCCTTGAAGGCTCGCCACATGCTAATCGCACCAGTCAAAAAACAAGGCAGGGAAGTGCAAACGACCCCGGTATAGGCCAATCTTTCAGTAAACGTGCCACCCAAAAAACAATCAACCCTGATGGGTCTTTCAATGTAAAACGCATAGGGTCAAACTCGTTTCTGATAGATATATACCACTACCTGCTGCAAATCACTTGGGGGCGGTTCATGCTCTTTTCCATGCTGTTCTATTTCAGCATGAATATATTGTTTGCAACCATCTATTTTTTAGTAGGTGTTGAGCATCTTAACGGTGCCAATACTGAAAGTACGGGACGCTCGTTCTTAAGTGCATTCTTTTTCAGTGCGCAAACATTTACTACCGTAGGCTATGGCGGAATATCGCCTAAAGGCGTTTTAACCAGTTTTGTTGCCGCCGGTGAGGCATTGGTAGGTTTAATGAGTTTTGCAATCATTACGGGCTTGGTTTACGGTCGTTTTTCTCGGCCTACGGCCAAAATACAGTTTAGCAAAAAAACCTTGGTAAGTCCCTATGAAGAAGGGCGTGGCCTGATGTTTAGGATTGCCAATAAACGACGGAGCGAAATAATTGAATTGAGTGCTACGGTAATGATGGTTTCTACCGATAAAACGGGCACAGGATACAGCCGTAATTTTGACCGTTTAGAGCTTGAGGTGGACTCAATTAAGTTTCTACCTATGAACTGGACGATTGTGCACCCTATTGACGAAAAAAGCCCGCTTTTTGAGAAAGATAAGGATTGGTACGAAGACCACGATGTGGAGTTTTTAGTATTGATACAAGCCTTTGACGATACCTTTAGCCAAACCGTATATTCCCGCTACTCCTACAAATGGGATGAGGTAGTTTGGGGAGCAAAGTTTGTGAAACCTTTTTATGTGGATGATGAAGGAATGGTTGTGATGGACTTGAACAAGCTGGATGATTTTGATGATATAGTGCTTCCTCAATAGTTATTGCACTACGTGTATCATCTCTTTACAAAAGCTGTATTCATGCGGCTGGTTGCTGGCTACCAACACTAATCGCTGCGAGGTGTATTGCTCAACAAGGTTTAAATACCAGTCAATCCCTTTAGTATCAAAGTTTGTGCAGGGCTCGTCCAACATCAGCACAGGCACATCGCTAAACACAGCAAGAGCAATCTTTACCCGCTGTTTCATGCCCGATGAAAAAAACTTCAACTGTTTGTTTGCAGAGCTAACCAACCCGGTAATTTCAATAATCTCCTCAGGATGTTTAATAAACGCCTGCTTTTTCATCTTGAAATGAAAATCTACGGTTTCTTGAAGGGTAAACTCTTCTATTAGCTCTAAAAAGGGGGAGGCAATAACAAGGTGTCGGTATTTTTCATCCTCTTCAATAAGGCGACCGTCTTTGCTAAAGTTTATTTTGCCTTTAGAGATGGCCATATACCCCGCTATGCACTGCAACAGCGTTGATTTGCCCGACCCATTGGGCCCTAATACGGCATAGGCATTACCCGAAGTGAACGAGTGATTAAAATCCTTGAAAATCCAGTTACGGTTAAATTTCTTGCCGCAGTTTTCAAGTACTATTTCAAACAAGATGGTTAGCGGTTATAGTTATAGCCCTTCATGATACCGCGGTCAGAATCGCGGATAAAGCTGATAATTTCATCACGTTCTTTAGTAGCCGGCATTTCACCCTCAATAAAAGCCATTGCTTTTGAGTTGTTGTAGCCACGTAGATAGATGATGCGGTAAATTTCCTGTATCTCGTTAATCTTTTCGGTAGTGAAACCGCGACGACGCAAGCCGATAGAGTTAATCCCTTCGTACGAAAGAGGCTCACGAGCTGCTTTGGTATAGGGAGGAACGTCTTTACGAACCAATGAACCACCTGAAATCATAGCGTGTTGACCGATGTTTACAAACTGGTGCACGGCTGAAAGTCCGCTAATAATGGCGTAATCGCCAATATTAATGTGTCCGGCCAATTGCACCGAGTTACCCAAAATTACGTTGTTACCAATATTACAATCGTGGGCTACGTGAACGTAGGCCATTATCAGGCTGTTTTGGCCAATAACGGTTTTTCCGGCAGCTTCAGTACCCCTGTTAATAGTGGCACATTCGCGTATGGTGGTATTATCGCCTATGATTACAAGGCTCTCTTCGCCATGAAATTTTAAATCTTGAGGAATTGCTGAGATAACCGCTCCGGGGAAAATTTTACAGTTTTTTCCGATACGCGCACCCTCCATAATGGTAACGTTGGGGCCTATCCACGTTCCCTCACCAATTTCTACATTCTTGTCAATGGTTACAAACGGGTCTATTACAACGTTATCGGCAATTTTAGCCTGCGGGTTCACGTATGAAAGGGGCTGTATCATCAGGGCGTATAGTTATTGGGCAAATTAACGGGGTATTTATTGTTTTATCAAAATCTTACCCACGAAAGCTTCATTTATTCGTATGAAACGTTAATTATTGAGGTTTTTGTCTTTCACAATCTGAGCCATCAATTCGGCTTCAGTTACCAACTTATCGCCAACGTATGCTTGTCCTTTCATCAGACAAAGCCCCCTGCGAACAGGAGCAATAAGATCAAGACGCATTACCAGTGTATCACCGGGCACTACTTTCTCTTTAAACTTCACGCTTTCTATCTTCACAAAGTAGGTGCTGTAGTTTTCAGGATCGGGCACACGGCTCAAAATCAAAACACCGCCTGCTTGCGCCATTGCTTCAATTTGCAATACGCCGGGCATAATTGGGTTGCCGGGGAAATGCCCTTGGAAGTAATATTCGTCGCCGGTAACGTTTTTAACTGCCAACACATGGGTAGCGCTAATTTCCATTACCTTATCAACAAACAAGAAAGGGAATTTATGAGGCAAAAACCTTGTGATATCATTGATATCATACACGGGTTTTTTATTCGGGTCGTAAACAGGAACACCCGCAAGGCTTTTCTTTTTCTTAATCAGTTGTTTGATTTTTTTACCAAAAGCAACGTTAGCGGCGTGTCCGGGACGTGCGGCCATAATTTGTGCTTTTAGCGGCATACCTATTAGGGCAAGGTCGCCAATCAAATCAAGCAGTTTGTGGCGCGCAGGCTCGTTTTGAAAACGTAGGTCAACGTTATTCAAAATACCTTCTTTCTTCACCTCAACTTTTGGCTTATTAAATAGTTGTGCAAGGTGGGCAAGTTCTTCTTCGCCTACATGCTTATCAACTATTACAATAGCGTTGCTAAGGTCGCCACCTTTAATAAGGTTTTGGCTCAACAACATTTCCAACTCGTGCAAAAAGCAAAAAGTACGGCTGCTGGCAACCTCTTTCCTAAACTCTTTAAGGCTGGTTACCGATGCGTGTTGGCTGCCCAATATAGGCGAGTTATAATCTACCATTACCGTTAGGCGGTAATCATCCACAGGCATGGCTATCATTTCTACACCTTTGTCAGGCTCTAAAAACGATACGTTTTGCGGAAGGGTAAAATATTCACGTTCAGCTTCTTGTTGCTGTATACCTATTAATAATATCTCGTTTACGAAAATCTCGGCACTACCGTCTAAAATAGGAACTTCGGGACCGTCTAACTGCACAACGCAATTGTCAATTTCTAAACCGGCCAAAGCTGCCATAGCATGCTCAACGGTGGCTACACGAGCACCATTAAACTCAAGCGTAGTTCCGCGTGAAGTATCTACCACTAGGTCAACGTCAGCATCAATTATTGGTTGCTCAGGTAGGTCAACCCTTTGAAACTTAATACCGTGATTTTCAGGGGCTGGTAAAAAAGTCATGTTCACCATTTTGCCTGTATGCAGACCAATGCCAGACACCTTTACGGGACCCTTTATAGTAGTTTGTTTTTCGTTCATCGTTGTAATTTAATCAGTCGGCAACCGTATGGTTGTCAAAATGCGGGGCAAAGATAGCCCTTTTTTAATGCAGCCGCTTTAAATTATTGTTTGCTTTCGTGCACGTCAAGTTGTGCAATAATCTTCTCAAGCTGGTTGATTTTCTTTTCTAAGTCGGGGAGGTTACGGAACATAACCTGCGATTTTAGCCAACCTTTCAAGTCAATAGCCGGAGACCCGTGCCATTGTTTATTTTTATCGGTAATGCTTTTGCCAATACCTGCTTGCGCGCCAAATTGTGAACCATCGGCTATTTGCAAGTGGCCGGCAAAACCAACCTGACCGGCTACCACGCAATATTTGCCTAGTTTGGTACTGCCCGAAATGCCTGTTTGCGCTGCTATGGCAGTGTTTTCGCCAATCTCAACGTTGTGGGCTATTTGTATAAGGTTATCAAGTTTTGCACCTTTTTTAATAATGGTGCTACCCATGGTTGCACGGTCTATTGAGCAGTTTGAGCCAATCTCAACGTTGTCCTCAATAATTACATTACCCGTTTGGGGTATTTTCATGTAAGTGCCGTCGCCTTGTGGTGCGTATCCAAACCCGTCAGACCCGATAACAGTGCCGGCATGCAGGGTGCAATTGGCGCCGATAACGCAGTATGAGTATATTTTTACGCCTGAAAACAGGATGGTGTTATCACCGATGTGCACATTATCTCCCACATAGGCATTGGGATATATTTTTACATTATCGCCAATGGTTACGTTTTTGCCTATGTATGCAAAGGCACCAATGTATGGGTTTGCACCAATTTTAGAATTTTCAGAAATGTAGCAAGGTTGCTCAATGCCCGATTTGTGTTGGTCGGGGTTAAAGTATTTGCTCAAAACCTGCGTAAAAGCAATGTAGGGGTCGTCAACCTTAATCATGGTAACGGCAACCTCTTTTGCAGGCTTAAAATTTTTGTTGATTAAAACGGCCGTAGCCTTAGTATCGTATAGATAGGCTTCGTACTTAGGATTTGCCAAAAAAGTTAAAGCCCCCTTTGTTCCCTGTTCAATCTTGCTCACTGTGAAAATCTCGGCGCTTGCATCGCCTTCAATTTCACCACCGAACATCTCCCTTATTTCTTCTACGGTTATAACCATTGTGTGTGGGTGAAAATAATCAGCTAAAATAATACTATTTAGGATAACACAAATAAAATTTCTCTACGTCGCGACTCATTGATGAAATGCTGTAGTTATCACTCACCTTGCTCACGTCGTTCACTTCTCCGTTTTTCTGCAAAATATTAATACTTACTTGGGTGTCACTGTAGGCATTATTATGTACTGAACCTGAAAAAACGTAGTAGTTTATTTCGTTGTCTGTTATTCCTTTATGTTGTTTAACTTCTTCTTTTACTTTATTAATCTCGTCAACGCTAAACGCAGTGTTCTGAAAAATAATTTTGGGCAACCTGCGGTTGATAAGACTTTTTGAAAGGTATGAAAGTGTTTCATCAGGGTGCTGCATCCATACTTTTACCGATGCGGTAATATCAAAATCATCCAACAGCGCATATTGCTCTAAGTTATTTTTATCTGTAAAGAAGTTCTCGTTACTGATGTTTTGTGATAAGAAGTGGTTAAATGCTGGAGTTGCAAATAACTGCTCTCCTTTCATAACCAATTCCTTAGCTCGTTTTAGCAAAAGCAGCAATTGAATTTCAGCCGCAACCACCGTTTTGTGCAAATACACTTGCCAATACATAAGCCTGCGGGCTACCAAAAACTTTTCAATAGAGTAAATGCCTTTTTCTTCTACCACCAAACTGCCGTTGGCCACGTTCAGCATTTTTATAATACGGTCGGCACCTATCACCCCTTCTGAAACTCCGGTATAAAAACTGTCGCGCATCAGATAATCCATGCGGTCCATGTCTAACTGGCTGCTTACCAGTTGGTGCAAGAATCCTTTGTGGTAAGTGCCCTTAAACACCTCAATGGCAAGGGTAAGTTTGCCGTTAAACTCTTCATTCAATCGCTGCATAAACAGCAACGATATTTCTTCGTGGTGAACGCCCTTTACGATGGCTTCTTCAAGTGCGTGCGAAAAAGGCCCGTGGCCTATGTCGTGCAAAAGAATAGCGGCGCAGGTAGCCTCTGCTTCGGCATCGGTAATTTCTACGTCCTTAAATCTAAGATTTTCTATGGCCTCAAGAGTAAGCTTAAGGGCGCCTAAAGCGTGGTGGTAACGGGTGTGCAAGGCCCCGGGATATACCAAGTGGCTCATGCCCAATTGTTTTATGCGGCGCAACCGCTGAAAGTACGGATGCTCAATTAAATCAAACAACCAACCGTAGGGTATGGTAAGAAAACCATACAAGGGGTCGTTTATTATCTTCTTTTTATTTGTCATTAAAAGTAGCTGCAAAGCTACGCAAATGTGTATGCAAACGGTGGTTGTTTTTGCTTGGTAATGGTTTGTTAAAAAAAGTTAACTCCCGCCCAAAGCAGGCTTAGGCAGGAGTTACGATTATTTTTACTGATTAAATCACTACCGATGGTGTTTTGCTTGCTAAGTCTACTCGGTTTTGCCCTTAAACGCGGCATAAATTGCCATTGCGTGTCCGTGCCCCAAGCCAAAATCGGCTTTAAGCCATGCTACTATTTCTCCTGCTTTGGTACTTGGGTTCAATTCTCCTTCTTTCATAAAGCCTTTTTCTTCGGCTATTTTCTTAAAGTCGGCAGTGGTTTTACCTGTTTTGGCTTCAATATTATCAAGGTCTGCTTGAAACGACATAGCGGTTATTAGTTTTCTAGTTTATCCTTTAATTGTTGCAGGCTGAATTCTAAATCCTTGCCCAGCAATTTCTCCATGTTCATAAACAGCAGCATAATATTCATAGGGTAATTCATTGAGCTTGACATTCCCCACGTTACTCTGGTTTCGTTCACTTCAACAGCCTCAGTTGTAAATGGGGTTTTTGCCACTGCTGCAAACGGACGAATAAAAGTCACTTCAATATCCAGTTTCCTGTTTTCTACAATGCCTTTTATCTCTTGCTCACCTTCGCCCGCTTGTTTGTTCCCGTTCCAAGCATACACAAAACCCACAGTACCATCGGTACCTCTGTACTCCTTTTTCATGTTGGGGTCCATTTGCACCCATTTGCTAAACTGGTCTTGGTTTTTTATGTGTTTCAGGTAATCAAAAACAACATTCACGGGGCGGTTAATTAAAATGCTTCTCTCTATTGAGTAGCTTTTTTTGGTAAACAAGGCCAGCACAAAAGGCAGTGCTATTATGGCAACAATAATTATAACAATAGTCATGGCAGTTAGTGTTTATTATAGAGTAATATACAATTATTTACGCGCTTAAAAATTGTTTAATGTGCATTAGTCGTTTCCACAAAAAGTAAGGAATGAACATTACGCCTAAAGCAATAAGCGGGAAGGCTGTTTCGAAAAAACCGTCGCCCACAAACGCACGTGATGCAAAAGCCCCGATAAAGTTGATGGTAATGCCTGCAAAGGCCCACTCTTTAAGGGTAATAAATTTGTTTTGCAACAAGGCAATAACCGCCAGCAGCTTTGCAAAACCGGCAATACTTAGCAAATACATAGGGTAGCCTAAATGTCTCATTACTTCTTGCCCTCCCTCTTGGCGGGTAATGCCGCCAATTGCATCAAGCAGCAATAAAATTGCGAAAAAGATGGTAAACACCCAATACAGGGTTTTTGTTGTAGTTGTTTTCATAGTTTTAAAAGTTTGTGATTAATGTTGGGGGTTGCTATAATTCAGCATCCAAAAAATGCCGTATTTATCCTGCAGCATCCCAAAGTATGCTCCCCAAAATGTTTTATTAAGTGGCATTTCAACTCTGCCGTCTGCCGATAGTTTTGCAAACAATGTTTCTATCTCGGTTTCACTCTCGCCTTGTACACAAATATGAAAGTTGTTGCCAACGATAAATTTTTGCTCCATTATTTCAAGCATATCCGTTGCCATTATCACCACGCCATTATTCATCTCCAGCGAAACGTGTATTAGTTTTTCCTGAGCCTCGGGGGGCATTTTCTCCCCTCCGGGCACATCTTTATAGCGCTGAAAGATGGTGAACTTGCCGCCGAATACCGATTTGTAAAAAGTCATGGCTTCTTCGGTATTGCCCATAAAATGCAGGTAAGGATTTGTGCTTAACATATTTGTGTTGTTTTGTAGAGGCAAAATTATTGGCTTAAAACCAAAGTTAGGGTGTGTAAATGCGGCATTATAGGGTGGTTGATTGCGTCAAAATTGCGGACTACTTTTGTAGCATTATTACGATAACCATATCCATATTAACCCTTAGAAATGCAGTGTTGGCCTCGGTGGCCGATGCCCGTTATGTATTTAGCAAGGTAAACGACTTTTTAGCTGAGGCGGGTAAACCGCCTTTGTTTAAGGTGCAATTAGTAGGCCTTGCCAACGAAGTGAAGATTAACAACGGGTTGTTTGTTGTGCAACCTGATTTGGTGCTGCATGAGGCCGGAATTAGCGACCTTATCATTATCCCTTCAATGTTGGGTGATATGATGAGCAGTACCCACATGAACAAAGAGTTTGCCCATTGGATTGCCCAACAATACAAGAACGGAGCGGAAGTGGCCAGCCTGTGTACAGGTGCTTTTTTGTTAGCATTTTCAGGGGTATTAAAGGGGCGACAATGTACCACGCACTGGCAATACGCCAATGAGCTGAAACACTATTACCCGACGGTTGAGGTAGTGGATGAAAAGGTAATTACCGACCAAAACGGTCTATACTCAAGCGGGGGAAGTAATGCCTACTGGAATTTGCTGCTGCACTTGGTGGAGAAATACACCAACCGCGAGATTGCCATACGTACGGCCAAGTATTTTGTGATTGATTTGGATAAGAACAACCAATCGCCGTTTATTATTTTTCAGGGATTGAAAGACCACGAGGACGAAGGCATTAAACACGTGCAAGAGTTTATTGAGCGTTCGTATCAGGAAAAATATACGGTGGATTTTTTGGCTGATAAATTCAGCATGAGCCGACGGACATTTGAACGCAGGTTTAAAAAAGCCACCCGCAATACGGTTACTGAATACATACAACGGGTAAAAATTGAGGGGGCCAAGAAACAACTGGAAATTGGCCGTAAATCAATTGCTGAAATAATGCTGGATGTTGGCTACTCTGACGTGCAAGCCTTCCGTGAGGTTTTTAAGCGCATTACAGGCATGACCCCCAACGATTACCGGAATAAGTTTAACAACGGCTAGCTAATCCATTACAAAACTTAAACAGTAGTATCTTTGCGTTATTGCAAAAAACATGAAGCGATTCATTTCTTTTAAAACAGCCGTTACTGCAACCGTAATTATTTTATTGCTGGTTACTTTGTTTAACCTTTTTATATTGCTTGGCGTAGCGCCATACACTATTGTTTGGGGCGGCCGGCTTGAAAGCCGTGAACAAATGGTAGTTTTTGAATTGGTTTCTATTCTGATTAACCTTTTTTGTTTGATTATAGTGCTGGTAAAAGCCCGTCGTTTCTTACCCCGCCTTGGCAAAACTGCCGACATTGTTGCTTGGCTGTTGCCGGTTATGTATTTCTTTGGCATACTGGGCAATGTTGCATCAACATCGGCAATTGAGCGCGCGCTGTTTGTGCCGGTTACTGTTGTATTGTTTGTTCTTACCCTTCGCATAGCTTTAGAGAAGAACAGCCAGTAAGCAGCACTTTGTTTTATTTAGCCGGCAAAGGCTTGTCTAAAAAAGTCTCTATAATTTTTACGGTTCCCATATAAGTATTTGCACCGCTGCTAAGCGTGCACACCTCACCGATATACTCTCCGTGGCCGCCAGGAAATATTGCAATACTACCGTGCGGCAATAAGCGGTATAATGCTGCTGCGTGCTCAGGTGTTGCAACGTCGGCATCAGAAATCACTACCATCGTTGGGGCTTGTATGGTTTTTATAGCTTCGTCGGGTATATCTTCAAAACCAAGTACCCGGTCTACACATTTATAGTGCAGTTGTTTAAGATTGGCCGTATCGGGCGCTGCTTTTTTATACGCCTCTTGTAATTCCACAGGCATCGGGCTTTGTTTGGCCTGTTTCATAAAATCCCAAAACTGCGGAAAAGTGCCGTCGCGACGGTATATGGCCGAAGCAACCACAGCTTTGCGCACCAACTTGGGGTGGCGGATAGCTATTTGAAGCGTAGTTGTTCCCCCGTTGCTAAAGCCAAAAAAGTCGGCATTATCAATTTTCAGGTATTGCAAAAGCGCGGCCACATCATCGGCATCTTGCTCAAAACTTAGCGGTCGGTCTATGTCTTCAGTATGTCCGTGGCTTTGCAGCTCCATGGCTATTACTTTTCTAGTCTTCGCAAAACTGTCAATCACTCGCCCAAATGTACTTTCAATGGTAGAGCCGCCGCCGTGTATCAGTACCAGGGGTACACCTCCTTCGCCCCTTACTTCGTAATACATCTTAAATCCATTTAGCGGCGCATATCCGCTTACTACTGTATTTTCAGTTTTCATAGTTTCAATCATTGGTTTTGTTGTGTGTGTTGATTTGCATGCGACACACAGCAGCGTGAGTATCACCCACGCTATTTGCAGATAATTTGTTTTCATAGTGTGTTAGTTATTTACGATGCGTAGGTTAAGACGCTCAAACATTTGCAGCCAGCTTGGGTATGCCCCTGTTTCTTTGGCCAATGCCTCGTTTACCGTTTGGGTCAGTACCATTTTTGTTTTACCGTTTTGTTCAGTAAACGTAACAGTAACAAGAGTTTCGGCAGGCCAATCGGGGTTCATGCCGGCACTTTGCGGGTCGGTTAAGTTGCCCTCTTCATCCGCTACCGATAACGTATACACCAGTTTTTCAGGGTAAATGATTTCTTTATACATTCCCAAGGCCCAGCACTCGCCGTATTCCGGGTTATTTACACACGAGTGGAAATATCCGCCCACCCGCACATCCAAGTGCTTAAACTGTATGGTACAATTATCAGGGGCGTGCCATTGGGGCAGCCACTCGGCGTCTGTCCACGCTTTAAAAACCAATTCTCTTGGTGCATCAAAAAACTGTGTTATGCTAACTTCCTTTTCCATCGTTTGTTATTGGTCTTTGTTTTGTACGGTTTGTAAAAACGTATCCAGCTTAGTAAACTTCTGTTTCCATAATTTGGTCGATTGTTCCACCCAATCCGTTACCTCCTCCAGCTTTTCCAGCTTTGCCTCACAATAGCGCTCCCTGCCGTGCTGCTTAATGTTTATTAAACCGCACTCGTTCAATATTTTTATGTGCAACGAAATGGCCTGCCGGCTCACATCAAACTTTTCGGCTATGGTGTTTAGGTTCAATGGCTCGCCGGCAATCATGTTAATAATTTGCCTGCGGGTAGGGTCGGCAATTGCCTGAAAAACATCTCTTCTGATTTCCATTACTCAATATGCAAGTATCTGCTTGCAAATATATACGCAAGTATTTGCTTGCGCAATAAGAATTTTTCAAAAATCTAAAAGAGATGTTAAGGCGTTTGTTTTACCTTGTTTTAGCGTTGTCAGAGCGGTTTTTTCATCAAGATATCGGTTTGTTTATCATCGCCTAACCAAAACGGATGGCTGCCAAACGCTACAAATCCGTTCTTCTCATAAAAGCGAATAGCACGCGGGTTTTCCTCCCAAACCCCCAGCCAAATGTACTTACATTGCATTTTCAGCGCGCTGCTAACAGCAAAGTCAATAAGCAGTTGACCTGCAGCTTTACCATAAAAATCTTTAACTACATATATCCGCTCAATTTCAAGCGCATCACCGTCTTTAATGTCGGTTTGTGCTTGCCCAGTATTCAACTTCAAATACCCGACAACCCTTTCGTCAAGTTTAGCAAAATAAAAATCCGAATTATTGTTTTGTAGTTCTTTACTAAGAGCCTCCAAGCTAAAACTCTTATCCAGATATTGATTCATGTACTCGGCATCGTTCGTTTCCCAAAATGCCTCAATAAACGTTTGCCGGCTGATGGTTTGCAATTGGGCAATATCTTGAATAGTGACTTTAACAGTTTCAAAAACGGGTGTCATAGTGCCGAAAATTAGTACTTTGTAACACCAAATTGATATTAAATGAAAGTAGATTGCTACGATTTTGAGTTGACTGAAAGCATTGAGGAGAGAAAAAGCATAGAAACCCGTTATTTAACCAAAAAAACGATTGGCGAAAAACCGTTGCTGGACAAACTGATTGAGACGGCTTACCACATCCAAAGCAGCAGGCAACTTACGGATGCCGACCTTGCCCTTTTTGAGGAGGCCCTGCAAAGAACAGACATTAGGGTAATGTGTCATTATTCGGGAAAGCTGATGTGTTCGCTATCGTTTTGCGATAACAGGGCAGGGGATTTGTTTTTGAAACTGAGCGAACACCGCTCTGCCACTGTGCGGAAAAACATCGTCCTTAATATGTTGTATGAACCTGTAAAACCTGTTATGGATGCTGTTTTAGAAAAGGGGTTGGAAGATAAAAGTGCAGTGGTGAGGCGAAAAACAGCCGATGTAATAGGCCGTAATGATTTAGTGTACTTTGAAGAAAAGCTAAAGACTGCTATTGAAAAAGAAACCGACGAAAAATCTAAGAGTGAAATGGAGTTTTGTTTGTATTGGTTAGTAAACGACTATGAACTAACAAAATACGAATGGGGCAACAGATATAGTCTTACTGTAAAGACTAAGACTGGAAGTATCGGTATATCAGTAGATGAAGAAGAACTTGTGAATTTGGAAAGTATAGTTGCCGATTTAAAAACACGCTAATTTTTACCTAACAACATCCTCGGTGAAAGCGAATACACTATTCATAAATACGCTCAAGCAATCACTGAAGTCAAGCACACTACAGCAACGGACGTTGTGGATTGCGCAAATTGTTGATGAGGAGATAGACATAAAAGAGCTTTGCGACCTGTTTTTGTACCAAGACCGAACCACCGCGTTGCGCTTTTCTTGGTTCTTGAGCGAAATCGGCATGTATAAATCAACAGCTCTGCTTGCTGTTTTGCCGTATTTGTTTGAACGCAGGAAACAAACCAGCATTAAGGATTTTACTTACTCGTTTGTTAAATATTGGCGAATTGCCGGTGTGCCTCAAGAGAACAAGGGGGATGCCATTAACCTGTTATTTGACTGGCTAATCGACCCAGCGACGAGTGTTTCGGTAAAAACGCACGCTATGGAGGTATTGTTTGGTTTAACCAAAGAGTTTCCCGACTTAAAGAATGAGTTAATTACCTGCATTGAAGACCAAGTGGACAAAACCAAGGTT comes from the Bacteroidota bacterium genome and includes:
- a CDS encoding VOC family protein encodes the protein MLSTNPYLHFMGNTEEAMTFYKSVFGGKFTIFQRYKDVPGGEKMPPEAQEKLIHVSLEMNNGVVIMATDMLEIMEQKFIVGNNFHICVQGESETEIETLFAKLSADGRVEMPLNKTFWGAYFGMLQDKYGIFWMLNYSNPQH
- a CDS encoding GNAT family N-acetyltransferase, coding for MTPVFETVKVTIQDIAQLQTISRQTFIEAFWETNDAEYMNQYLDKSFSLEALSKELQNNNSDFYFAKLDERVVGYLKLNTGQAQTDIKDGDALEIERIYVVKDFYGKAAGQLLIDFAVSSALKMQCKYIWLGVWEENPRAIRFYEKNGFVAFGSHPFWLGDDKQTDILMKKPL
- a CDS encoding SRPBCC domain-containing protein; this encodes MEKEVSITQFFDAPRELVFKAWTDAEWLPQWHAPDNCTIQFKHLDVRVGGYFHSCVNNPEYGECWALGMYKEIIYPEKLVYTLSVADEEGNLTDPQSAGMNPDWPAETLVTVTFTEQNGKTKMVLTQTVNEALAKETGAYPSWLQMFERLNLRIVNN
- a CDS encoding DoxX family protein; the protein is MKTTTTKTLYWVFTIFFAILLLLDAIGGITRQEGGQEVMRHLGYPMYLLSIAGFAKLLAVIALLQNKFITLKEWAFAGITINFIGAFASRAFVGDGFFETAFPLIALGVMFIPYFLWKRLMHIKQFLSA
- a CDS encoding winged helix-turn-helix transcriptional regulator encodes the protein MEIRRDVFQAIADPTRRQIINMIAGEPLNLNTIAEKFDVSRQAISLHIKILNECGLINIKQHGRERYCEAKLEKLEEVTDWVEQSTKLWKQKFTKLDTFLQTVQNKDQ
- a CDS encoding alpha/beta hydrolase, with the translated sequence MKTENTVVSGYAPLNGFKMYYEVRGEGGVPLVLIHGGGSTIESTFGRVIDSFAKTRKVIAMELQSHGHTEDIDRPLSFEQDADDVAALLQYLKIDNADFFGFSNGGTTTLQIAIRHPKLVRKAVVASAIYRRDGTFPQFWDFMKQAKQSPMPVELQEAYKKAAPDTANLKQLHYKCVDRVLGFEDIPDEAIKTIQAPTMVVISDADVATPEHAAALYRLLPHGSIAIFPGGHGEYIGEVCTLSSGANTYMGTVKIIETFLDKPLPAK
- a CDS encoding helix-turn-helix domain-containing protein translates to MRHYRVVDCVKIADYFCSIITITISILTLRNAVLASVADARYVFSKVNDFLAEAGKPPLFKVQLVGLANEVKINNGLFVVQPDLVLHEAGISDLIIIPSMLGDMMSSTHMNKEFAHWIAQQYKNGAEVASLCTGAFLLAFSGVLKGRQCTTHWQYANELKHYYPTVEVVDEKVITDQNGLYSSGGSNAYWNLLLHLVEKYTNREIAIRTAKYFVIDLDKNNQSPFIIFQGLKDHEDEGIKHVQEFIERSYQEKYTVDFLADKFSMSRRTFERRFKKATRNTVTEYIQRVKIEGAKKQLEIGRKSIAEIMLDVGYSDVQAFREVFKRITGMTPNDYRNKFNNG